The Candidatus Paceibacterota bacterium genomic sequence GTCCCGGGCAGGTGATGGATGCTGACAGTCATTTCTACCCGTATCGCTTCTATCGTGCGCGACAAATCAACGTGTTTCCGCTGGCTGATTTTGAGGCTAATCCTGTCGGTGCCGCGGTTTTGTTTCGCGCCCCGGGGACTTCCGGTACCACCTCCGAATTCGTGGATAAGAGCAGTCCGAACTTCACGCGGGTGACCAACACCTTTCCTGCGGGAAACGCGAGTTCGAAGGTGTTGCAGGCAAGCTGGAATTTCGTCTCAGGGTCAAGCGGCCAGAGCCCCTGGCTCCGTTTTACGACCCATGCGGCCGCCGTTTTGCCGAACCCAACAGTGAGCTTTCATCAAGGAATCGGTTTTGCCGTCTGGGCCGACCGGGACATCTACCTGGCGGCAGGGTTGCGGGAGACCTCTCCGACGGCAGCCATCGGGGCGGATGGCGGAACGACCGGGACACTTGAGTGGATCGGCGGCATCTCCGACAACACTACCGATCCACCCAAAGGCCGGTTCATTCCCGCCGGTCAGTGGGTGTGGGTGAGCTTCTGCATTCCCGCAGAGCCGGTGCGCGCCTTCAGGGATAATGGCAATGGAATTCTGGAATCAACTACCGGCAAAGGAGTTTTCGATGAGTTGGTTGTTGTTCCCGCAGATGGCCTTGGCCGCTACAACCTGTATCTCGACAATTTCCAGTTCCTCGCGTTTGACCCTTGATTAAGCCTGAAAAAGGTTCGCCGCTACTGAGATCAGTGCAATCGGCGGGGCGCGCCAGCTCCCTGGAAGGTTGTGGGTCGTGCCTCCGGGTATTAGCTAATCGCGATCAGGGAAACTTCCTCGTTCCGCTCGTTGTGGACCTTGCCCATCGCGTTGGGATCGAGCATCGGTTTGCCATCCACGATGAACTGATACTGGTGGTGGCCGTGGGGCAGTTCCAGGCGAATAATCCAGCCACCGTCCGGCATTCTGGTCATTGGATGGGCATTGGGGTCCCACTGATTGAAGTCGCCAACTAACGAGACGCTCTTGGCCAGTGGTGCCCGGTAGATGAAATCCACCAGGTGGAGCGGTCTGCGCCCCGGCTGCCCGGAAGACGGTGCAGCAGGAGCTGGTCTGAAAGAAGTGCTATCCATAATCGGGTCAGCCTCAGCAGGTCTCTCTGCCCTGTGCCAAAGTGTGGGGGCCCCACGGGAAGAAGTCAAAGAATTCGGCAAGCCCCTCCCTGGTGTTCGCGGGATTGCCGTTGCCGCGAACAGCAACCTTCATCTTATGAGGATCGCCCATCGCAAACCCCAGGTTGTCCCAAACAAATTCCGCGAGCCAGCGCCAGCGGTTGGCGGCTTGCCCCGTAGCGAGAGCCGTTATATCAATGACGGCTCCTGCCGCGTTCAGGATGCGGTTCTGGCGATCCGGTTCGGTCGGGTGGGGCATTGATGCATTGGCTCTTGTTAAACGCGCGTTAGAAACCGCGCACCAGCCGCGGGCGGCGTCAGACAAGGTTTGAATCTCGCGGGCGGACAGGCTACACACATTGGCTCTGATTTGCCTAACATATATATGAATACTACCACGAATCAGCAACTGGACCTTATATTTGGACGGCGCAGCATCCGCGCATATTCGCCGGGGGAGGTAAGCGAGGCAGCGGTGACGAGACTGCTGGAGGCGGCCATGGCCGCGCCTTCGGCCATGACCAGGGATCCCTGGCGCTTCGTCGTGGTGCGGGACAAGCAGACACTGGCGAAGTTAGCCGCGCTGCATCCAGGGGCGGCCATGCTCTCGACCGCCGCGATGGCGATCGTGGCATGCGGAGACCTTGACGCCGCTTTCCAACGCAACATCAGCTACCTGCTGCAGGACTGTGCGGCAGCCATCCAAAACCTATTGCTTGCCGCTCATGCACAGGGCCTGGGCGCTTGCTGGGTGGGTATCCACCCGGGCGAAGCGCTGATCAAGCGCGTAAAGGAACTCCTGGCCGTGCCGGCCTCAATTGTCCCGGTGGCCGTGGTTTCCCTCGGCCTACCGGGCGAGCAACAGCCTCCGCGCACACGTTACAACGAGGATTACGTTCACCGCGAGAAGTGGTGATTGTCCTTACTGAAACGACCACCTTGAGGCATCCACGCCGAGTTGATCGAAGAGAAAGGCCAGGATGTCTGCCTGCTCGGCGATCTTGTGCTTGAGGGCGGAACCGATCCCGTGGCCGGCGCTGGCAGTGCTGCGGAAGAGAATTGGCAGGTCGGAGGCCGTGGCAGCCTGGAGGCGAGCGGCCATCTTCCGGGACTGAGCCGGGTTGACGCGCCCGTCGTTTTCCCCAGTGGAGAGCAGCACCGCGGGGTAATTCACGCCGTCACGCACGTGGTGGAACGGGGAGTAGGCAAACAACGCCTTGAACTGTTCGGGGTTCTTCACGGTGCCGAACTCGGTGACGTTGAAAGCGCCGTTGGGGTCCAACTCCACGCGCAGCATGTCGAAGATGCCGACGCGGGCAACGACCGCGCGGGCCAGGTCGGGGCGCTGCGCAAGGAACGCGCCCATCAGCAAGCCGCCGTTACTGGCACCTTCGACTGCCAGTTTCGACGTGCTGGTGTAGCGGCGCTTAATGAGGTGTTCCGCCGCCGCGATGAAGTCGTCAAACACATGCTGCTTCTGCGTGAGATTCCCAGCTTTGTGCCATTGCTCGCCGTATTCACCGCCGCCACGCAAGTTGGCAACGACATACACGCCGCCCGCATCGAACCAAATGCGGCGGGTTACATCGAAACCGGGCGTGAGGCTGATCCCGTAGCCACCGTACCCGTAGAGCAACGTGGGATTCCCGCCGTCCCGCCGAAGCCCCTTCTTGCGCAGGATGTTCAGCGGCACTTTCGTTCCGTCCTTCGAGGTCGCGAATTCACGCACAACCTCGATATCGTCGAAGGCCACGGGTGAAGTCATGTAGAGCGCGGTGCGGCTGACCTTGTTGGCGGCTGGGTCGTAGGTGAACCAGGCGAAGGGTCTCAGGTAACTGACATTGCCGAAGACAAGGTCATTGCCATGCCAGGAATCGAGACCCGACGCAGTTGATATCGGGGGAACCGGGATGAGGCGTGCCCGGCTACTCCCGCGCGGATAATACAACAGCTCCGATGGGCCGCCGAGAATGCTGGCCACATACAGGCCGTCGTCGCTTGGCACGAAGCCTTCCACGACGCCCCGGCTCTCCGGGGCAGCCACGGTGGCCCTCGCCAGTTCAAGCCTTTCCAGAGGCAGACGCAGCACCTGTCCGCGCGGCGCGTTCTTGCGCGAGAGCAAGTAGAGCGCGCCATCGCGGCCAAACACCACGCGCTTGATGCCGTCTTCGAACCGTGTGAGTTGCTGCCATGTGCCCGATGTGTCGCGCAGGTAGTGGGCGTAGTCGCCCCCATCGCCATTGGCCACTGTGGCCAGCACCCAACGGCCGTCTGCGGTGGCTGCCAGCTCAATTTCGGCGATGCGGGGGAAGTCCTTGCCGATGACATATTGGTCGTCGGTGACCGGCGTGCCGAGCCGGTGAAACCAAACCTGCTGGTAGAAATTGATGTCTGCCTCTGGTCGCTCCCCCTGGTGCGGGTAGCGCGTGTAGAATACACCCGTGCTGTCCGCGGTCCACGCTGCGCTGCCGCCGCCCGTTGGGTATTGCACCCGGGGGATTTCGTCGCCCGGCATCTTGCCAGTATCCACCTCGACGAAGTGCAGCGCTCCCTGCTCGCTGCCGCCCTCGGAAAGGCAGACAGCCACCAACCGTCCATCCGGCGAGGGCACATACCAGTCAATCGCCGTCGTGCCGTTGGTGTTATAGGCATTGGGATCGAACACTGTCCGCCAGAGCGCGGGCGCGTCGAGGGAGGAAAGGCGGACGAGGATGGGTTGCTGTGCCGGCGGTTTGAAGCGGAGGGCAAATATACGGCCTTTGCGCTCCTGTAAGTCGTAATAGCGGGCTGACTCTTCCCCGCGCAATTGCGCCAACTGCTGGGCGATGCCATCGCGGTAGGGCAGCCGCGCGAAATAGACGCGGGTTCGCTCATTCTCCAGCCGTGTCCATTCACGCACGGCTGGGGCGGCGGCGTCTTCGAGCCACTGATATCCGTCCACGACCGCCACGCCCTGGTAGAAGTTGGTCACCGGTTGAGGCTGGGCGGGAACCGACGGAAGCGACTCGGCCAGTACAAGTCGCGGCAGCCAGGCAACGAGAAGCAGTGTCGTGGTTACACGGCGTGTCAGGCGGCAGATCGGCTCACTCATGCGGGCAAAGTAGGTTCGGCTGACGTCGGCGGCAAGGCCTTTGGCTCCCTCTAACCGATCTCGGTAATTCCAATTGAGCCTTGGGGAGACTCCGTCAGGCGGGTCATGTTTGAGGAGCGGCGGGCAGCTGCTCCTGCCCTATGCGCCTGCCAGGTCGCCCTTGGGCTGAAAGTAGTCCGTGGCGTCGGGCGGGCGTATATCAGTAAGCTTGCCGGTGTAGTGGCGCAGTTCGCGCGGTTGGAAAGGATGCACGGCAATGGCTTCCTCGTTAAGATCAATGCCCAGACCAGGCGCGTCAGGTATCCGCATCTGGGCCTGCTGAAAGTCAACGGTCTCCGTGCTGATAAGCCGGCGATGCGGCACATCGGCGCTCATGGTTTCGAGGACGGTGAAGTTGGGCACGCAAGCGGCAAGCTGAAGATTGGCGGCATTGGCCACCGGCCCGCTAGGGTTGTGCGGACAAATAGCGATGTGATTGGCCTCGGCTTGGGCGGCAATCTTTTTCACTTCCATGATGCCGCCAACATGGCTGACATCGGGCTGTGCAAAGTCCGCGCAGCGCAGCGCGAAGAAACGCTGGTAATCCCAGCGGCTATAGAGCCGCTCTCCGGCGGCGATGGGCACGCGCGAGCGGCGCTTGACCTCCGCCAACGCTTCCAGGTTGTCCGGCGGGACGGGTTCCTCGAACCAGTGGATGTCGAATTCTTCCAGCGCCCGGGCGATGCGCACAGCCGTCGCCACATTGAACCGCCCGTGACCTTCGATGAGAATATCCACCTCCGGTCCGACCGCTCCGACCACGGCCTCGATGCAGCTTAACGCGTCGCGCATGCCCCGCTTGTCTATTTCCAGATAGGCCGAGCCAAACGGATCCCACTTTAAGCCGCGGAAGCCAACTGCCACTGCCAAACGGGCCTTTTCCGCGAACTCAGCGGGTGTCTTGGCCGGGGCGAACCAGCCATTTGCGTAACAAGGAATCGCATCGCGCACCTTGCCGCCGAGCAGTTGATACACCGGAACGCCGAGTGCCTTGCCTTTGATGTCCCAGAGGGCCATCTCCACGCCGGACAGCGCGCTCATCAGGACCGGGCCGCCCCGCCAATAGACGTCGCGGTAGGCTTGATGCCATATAGCCTCAATGTTATGTGGATCGAGCCCGACAAGCGTGCGCTCCAGTTCCTTGACCGCCTGAGCGACACTCTGCTCGCGATATTCCAGGGTGGCCTCGCCAACGCCGTGCAGGCCGTCGTCAGTCAGTACTTTGACAAATACCCAGTTGGTCCGGTAAGCGTGGCAGAGGAAGGTCTTGATGCCGGTAATCTTCATAATTAAATGGTTCGGATTGGGGATGGTCAACAGGGGGAGGCGGGCGGGGCTGCGGGATCGCCGCCCAGGTGATACTCGATACCCCAGCTTGCTTCGGCGCCCCGGTTCAATGTGCGCTCGAAGTAGGGCTCGAACGAGAACGTTCGGTCATTGCCCCAAATCGGCAGGAAACTGGGCACAAAGTCGGTTGTCACGGTCAATTCGCCGAGCCGGGGATGCTTCTGAACCGCGAGCAGAGTCTTTCCCTGCGGGTCGAACTCGAGCTCCTGGCGACAGCCGCGCGGCCAATCGTGCGCGGGTTTGCGCGCCACGAATCCTTCCGCATTCAGGAAATAGCCCGGGCTGCCGGCTGGCAGACCGACTGGGAAGGAGAACCGGCATAGGACATTGTCGGAAGGGACGGGGAAGAACGGATGCGCAAACCAGCGCACCGGCAGCGGGGCGCTCCCCAGGCTGCGAATCCCGGTGCGGGAACGGATCACGCGGTCCTGGAGACTCACCGTGCGCGCCAAGTGGTAAGCCCAATCGCGGAAGGTGTGTTCTGTTCGCATGGCGATAGTATCGCCCGAGCAGTCTATTTCCCACTTCACGAACTCGATGACTTCAGGGTTGTAGCGCACATCGAACGGCTCGCGCGAGCTGGTCCGGCGCACACGGCCCACTCCAATGCAGGCCACCTCCCCGCCCACCGGCGCGGTCTCGGCTCCCAGGGACTGCAGGAACATGTCTGGGGCGCCCTGCCCATCAAAGGTGTTAGGTGCGTGCGGATATTCCGGACCGGCAAAAACCTCTCCGTGGCGTGGGTCCAACACCTGCCAAATGTAGCCCCCGGTGCAGTAGCGTGATCCCAGGCGCGCGATATCGGCCGCCGGATCGAGAATCAGGATGGTAAGGTTGGGATTGCTGAGCGCGTACATAATCGGGTGACCTGCTGATCAGGGCAGGGGAAATGCCCGGGCCCGAACTTCGTAGAGAGCGCGGCCGATCCGGCGGCAAGCGGCGATGCTCTCCGCGTATGGGGTGTCGCAAATATCGAGCAGGCCGGTCAGATAGTTCTCCCCGTCAAACCGCCCCGTCGCGGGCTGATCGTAGTACTGGAACCAGTGCGTGCCGATCACCGCCGGGTTCTCGAGGGCGCTCTTGACGTACGTCACATAGGCGCGGCCCCGATCCGCATGATCAGCCACCAGCACCAGCCCGGCTGGCTGCATGGGCGCGTCCACAGGCGCGAAATGGAATTCGCCGATGAGAACAGGGCGATCCAGCCCTGCCGGCAGCCGCAGGTCGGAGACTTCAGGCGCGTAGCGGTTGATGCTGACGATGTCGCAATGCTGCGCCGCAATCCGCATCACCAGCGCGTTGCCGGAGCCCGCAAAGCGGCAGCCGAGGTAGAGATGGTTGGGGGCGGCGGCCTTGATCGCCTCGCGGCAGCCGCGGAAATAGGCCGCCAGGTATTGCTCGCTGAACGCCTCAAGATCGGCGCGGACCGCCGGGCGCTCTCTATCCGGAGCAACGACATTCGTTCGCAGCGCCTCCCAACCCGCAAACGCCGTTCTCCAGGAGGCATTCAGTGCCTCCACTCGCTTGTATTGCTTCTCCAGGCCCGCCATCATCGCCCGCCGGGCCGGCTGCTCCGGCGGCGAGCGCAGCGTCGCCTCACCCAGATAACCCGTGTCACCCCAGTGCAGTTCATTATCCACAAAGAAACCCAGGCACCAGGGATCACGGAGCGATTCCTTCAATTCCGCCCGAAGCGTTCGGTCCATAAGCTGACGCCAGCCCGGATCAAAGGGGTCCGGCAGCTTTCCCCAGTTGCCCTCGGAACCCTGGAGACGGAACTCGGACGTGCCCAGCGGCGCCGAATACATAATCGCGGTGTAAGGCGTCTGCCGTTTGGAGTAGATGCCGGGGTCGGACGAATTGGCGATGGTATTCAACCCCCAACTGGCCAAGCGCCGCTGGGCCTGGGCTCCGTAAGTGAACGACCAATCCTGGCCGTACTTGCGAAAGAGATTGGCTTCGAGAAAGTCATAGACCGGGTGATTGTCTCTGCCCACGTAATAACGGCGCGTGGACTGCGGCTCCCGGCCGTAGAAGACCCCCAACGCCGACGCGGGATCCGGCAGCCGGAAGTAATTCTCGCGGTCCAGCAACGGCGTGCCGTGATAGACGGACCCGACCCGGATCCGCGTGCCGACTCGCACTACCCCGTGCGACCAGAATAACCTGCCCTCCGGGTCCACCATCCACCACGCCCCGTTCAGTTTCTGAGTTCGGAAATAGCCCGTGGCCGCGAGCTTTGGCCCGTCGGCCCACCCGCCGTAGCGGTTCCAGTCGGCAGGCCGCGCATGCGCGGACAGGTCGGCATCTTCACTCCTCCGCCTCTCGCCAAACTCCGCCGGCATATGAATCTTGTTCGGCCAATCCCGATGCGCGTATTGGCCAAACTCATCCACCAGCGGAAACACTCGATTGGCTGGCCAGTCGCGGAACGGCGCAGGCGTGCCGCGGGCAATCACCGGGCCGATGGCAAACGCGTGTTCCGCATCCGGGTCCGGCGTGAAAATCGAGATGGCCGTGACATTGGCGCCATTGATGCTCCCGCGGCGCGCAAAATCGGTCGGCTGTCCCACCATGGAGATAAACCGGCCACCCGGCGGGGAAGAATTCCTGTCGCCCAGCGGCACCACCAGCCACATGGGCTCCGGGCCGGGAGAAACCTGGATTTGGAAGATGCCCTTGCGAGTTTGCACGGTCGGCAGGCTCTCGGTTGAGTCGTCATCCACTCGCAATATGAGCCGCAGGTTGTTAGTCCCCCGGTTGCAGACCGGCACGGCAATTTCCGCAAAGGCCTCCAGGTCCCGGCTGACCGGCGCAAGCCTAACCTTCAGGCCAACGCGGCCGGTTTCCTTGCGAGTCTTGACCTCCAGCCAGCCGTTCGTGTCCGGAGATGCCGACGCTCCCTGCAGTTGCACGTTACCGGCCGGCCACGCCTTCCACTCAACTATTGTTCGCTGCGGTTGCGCAGCCGCAGCGATCGCGCCCCCTTGCGGACCTGCGGAGAACAACACCAGTTCTGCGAGCAGCACGCGCGGCAGGAAATGGCGTCGTCCGTCCATCCTTACCGTTCGTAAACCAATACGGCCACCGACTGCGCGGGCAGGCTATCGCCCGGCTGGAAATTGCCGTTCAGGGTGGCGCCTTCGACAAAGCGCAGCGGTTGGATGAGCTTGGGGGTGAAGGCTTTTGCGCGAGACGAATGGTTGCAGACAACAATCGCCGCGAGTTTGCCCGCCGTGTAGCCTTTGGCCAATACCCCCGAAGCAGGAGGCAGGCAGAAGTCTTGATCCACAAACCGGCCCGTCATCAGCAGGTCGGGCCAGCGATTGCGCAGGGCAATCAGTTTGGCCATGTAGGCGCCATACTTCGGCGCCTGGCGCAGGTCGCCCCGGCAGCGCCAGATCTCGACATCGAACCGCCAGCCGTAGAGGAACCCCCAGTTCATGCGCTTCTCGTGGTCGCGCTCATCCCGGATGCCGCGTGTGCTCAACAGAATCTCCGGAAAGGTGTAGCCGAACACTTCCGGCGCCGCCTCCGGAGTCTGTGCGGCGCCAAAGTCGGCGACATGCACAAAGTCCACGTGCCGGTCGAGGCAGTCGCTGACCTTTTCCGTGCCAAAGGCGCGCCCCGGGTGACCGGCAATCAACGCTTGTCGCATTGCCTTCAGAATCGCGTCCTTTCCCGGGCCTTGGGCCAGGCCCGGTCCCGCATGCGGATGCGACTTATCAAAGCACAGATAAGGCAACCGGCCGCCCATCTGGTCGAAGAACAGGCAATCGGGCCCGAACGATGCCATGTATTCCCCTATCTGGATCAGCTTCTCACGCCACTCAGGCGTGGACTGACACGCGGCGACAAAGTCCCGGGCGCCGAAGTTGCGCAGGTAAGTGCCATCTCCCGCGAACTTGTAGGCTTCGCGATACTCGCTTCCCTGGGCGGTCTTGAGGCAAATGCGCGAGCCGGTCGTTGTGTAATAATCAGATGCGGTGTCAATCAGGTGGCCGTTGGCATACAGTATCACCCGCCCGCCCCGGCGCTGGATCTCGGCAATCGCCTCGCGCAACCCCGCCGCCCCGCCCAGGTCCTCCGCCACTTCGTAGTTCGGATAATCATTGTCCATGCCGGCCTTGAACCAGCCAAAGACCATCAGCGTGGTGATCCCGTAGGGCCGGCCGCCTTCGAACACATCCACCAGGTCCTTGTAGCGCAGGAAGACCTCGCCATACTGGTGCTTCATGATGATGCGCTGCCAGCCGTGCATCTGGTTCACCCACTCGGGTCGGGGCGTCTGGCTCCACCAGCTTGAATCCGCCCACCGCCGGTAGGCGCGCGCGTCGGCGTGCCAGTCTTCATGATGCAGGCGCAGGACCGAGCGTGGCGCGATCCACCTTCCCCGGGCCAGGAATGGATAGCGAACAAACCCCGCGAACAGTCTCCCCGTGTCGCTTTCCCGCGCGAGATTCAAGCCTGTGGTCTGGAAACTCGGGTCCTCCGAAAGCAGGCCCAACCCCTTGCCGCCGCCGTAGAGCCCAAACCAGTCCATCGTCATGGTGCCGCCCGGGTAATGGGAGCAGGCCACAACGCGCTTCTGGTCGGGCGCCATGTAGAGGGTGTGCTGTTCTTCCACATAGGCCGCCGGGTTCTGTATGCGGCGGCCCAGCCCGTGCGGCAGAATAAGCGTGTCGCTTTCCTGGTCCGGCCCCAAGCTGCGGAATGGCCCCACCCAGGGAAACCAGAACTCCTCGATCACAATGTCGGATTGGTTGTTCAACTGCGCCTCGCAGACAACCTCGTTCCCGTCGAGCGTGAAGCGCAGCTCGAATTGTGCTTTGTGTTCCTTGCCGGCATGGCGGAGCGTGGCGTAGCGCGCCACCAGGGTCTTGTCTTCCCGGGTCACACGGGCGGACTGTTCTTCCGGCGCGATGCCGCATTCGCGGCGCTGGCCCACCCCGACCATCATGTCAAACAACCCCCGATCCCCAGCAATGGTTGGCGCTTCGTCGGCAAACCCCAGCTCGAACTTCCGCCCGTCGGGCGAGAGCGAAAAATAGATGCGCTCGTTGGCGATGCGTTCCAGGCCGCTGCTCCGGGCCGTTGCCGCAGGTTGCTCAGCGCCGAACAGGCCGCTCGCGCAGACCATGAAGACGGCAGTGAGACTCGCTGCCGGCTTGCGGACCGGGCGCATTTTCGAGCGGAAGAATCGCAGCAGGTGATTACTCTTCATAGTCAGTTGAGTGCTTCGGCGGACACTGGGCGGTTGATGGCTGTCATTCCAATTCAGGCTCCCGGCCCGCGGTAGTAGTCGCGCTGGAAGGTGAGCAGCACCGCAACCAGCAGTGCCAGGCCTCCCAGCAAATACGCGCCGGACAAAGCGGAGAAACCGTAGCCCAACCCGAGGCCCTCGGCGTACGATTCCCGCAGCCGCCCCAGCAGCCAGGGGGAAATCGAGCCGACCAGGAACGCCAGCATCGTCATGATCCCTACCGCCGAGGCACGATGTCGCGGGGCGATCACCTGGAACAGAGCCGCGTGAGTGTTGGCTTCATAAAGGCCGCGGAACAGGCCGAATCCCGCCATGGCCGCGCAAGCCCCGACCAGCGTCCCCGCCTGCCCCATCAGGAAGATCACCGGCACGGCCAGCAGCATGGTCGCGCCCATCATCTGGGGCCGGAACACCGGGCGCATCACCGCCACGCGATCCGAAAGCCAGCCGCCGATAAGAATACCCAGCAACGCCGCCAGGTGATGATAGAACATCGCGAATCCGCCGGCTTTGGTCAGCGAGAGATGGAACCGCTCCTGCAAGAACACCGGCGCCCAAACCACATAAGCGTTATTGACGAAGACGATCGCGGTAAAACCCGCCGTCAATAGCAGCGCGGTCGGCGAGCGAAACAGCACGCCCAGGGCCTGCCAAACCGAGTCGCGCGGTCCCGCGTCCGTGCAGGCCGCCGGAGCCGGGGCATCGAGCAGGCGCCACATCAATATCAGGCCGAGCACGATGCCGCCGCCGCCAAAGGTGAAGAAGGCCGAGCGCCAGCCCCAGCGTTCCGCGATGAACCCACCCAGAAACCCGCTGACCATCACGCCAATGTAGAGGGAAGATTGATGAATGGACAGCGCGATGGCGCGGGTCCGGGTGTGATATGTGGCCAGCAGCGGATAGGCCGCCGGAGCGTAGAAGGACTCGCCTCCGGCGGTGGCAACGCTGCGGAACGCAATCAGCGCGATCAGCCCGCCCGCCAGCCCGGTACACATCGTGGCCGCGCTCCAAAACAGCAGGCAGCCGATGATGATCTTCTTCCGGTTCCACACGTCCCCCAAGTAACCCGCCACCGGCATCATGATCGCCAGCGTGAAGAACAGCACCGAGCCCACCAACCCAAGCTGGCTGTCCGCCAGGTGCAGGTCGGCCTTGATGGCGGACAGGACGACGCCGAAGATGGCTCGGTCGCCCTGGTGAAAGAAGAAGGCGCAGAACAGCAGCGCCAGCAGCTCCCACTTGTAGCGCGGGCGGCGTCCGGCGCCCCCGGCATGATCAACCCCGCCGCTCACACGTCAACGTCGGC encodes the following:
- a CDS encoding isoamylase early set domain-containing protein yields the protein MDSTSFRPAPAAPSSGQPGRRPLHLVDFIYRAPLAKSVSLVGDFNQWDPNAHPMTRMPDGGWIIRLELPHGHHQYQFIVDGKPMLDPNAMGKVHNERNEEVSLIAIS
- a CDS encoding nitroreductase family protein; translation: MNTTTNQQLDLIFGRRSIRAYSPGEVSEAAVTRLLEAAMAAPSAMTRDPWRFVVVRDKQTLAKLAALHPGAAMLSTAAMAIVACGDLDAAFQRNISYLLQDCAAAIQNLLLAAHAQGLGACWVGIHPGEALIKRVKELLAVPASIVPVAVVSLGLPGEQQPPRTRYNEDYVHREKW
- a CDS encoding prolyl oligopeptidase family serine peptidase, whose translation is MSEPICRLTRRVTTTLLLVAWLPRLVLAESLPSVPAQPQPVTNFYQGVAVVDGYQWLEDAAAPAVREWTRLENERTRVYFARLPYRDGIAQQLAQLRGEESARYYDLQERKGRIFALRFKPPAQQPILVRLSSLDAPALWRTVFDPNAYNTNGTTAIDWYVPSPDGRLVAVCLSEGGSEQGALHFVEVDTGKMPGDEIPRVQYPTGGGSAAWTADSTGVFYTRYPHQGERPEADINFYQQVWFHRLGTPVTDDQYVIGKDFPRIAEIELAATADGRWVLATVANGDGGDYAHYLRDTSGTWQQLTRFEDGIKRVVFGRDGALYLLSRKNAPRGQVLRLPLERLELARATVAAPESRGVVEGFVPSDDGLYVASILGGPSELLYYPRGSSRARLIPVPPISTASGLDSWHGNDLVFGNVSYLRPFAWFTYDPAANKVSRTALYMTSPVAFDDIEVVREFATSKDGTKVPLNILRKKGLRRDGGNPTLLYGYGGYGISLTPGFDVTRRIWFDAGGVYVVANLRGGGEYGEQWHKAGNLTQKQHVFDDFIAAAEHLIKRRYTSTSKLAVEGASNGGLLMGAFLAQRPDLARAVVARVGIFDMLRVELDPNGAFNVTEFGTVKNPEQFKALFAYSPFHHVRDGVNYPAVLLSTGENDGRVNPAQSRKMAARLQAATASDLPILFRSTASAGHGIGSALKHKIAEQADILAFLFDQLGVDASRWSFQ
- the dgoD gene encoding galactonate dehydratase, which codes for MKITGIKTFLCHAYRTNWVFVKVLTDDGLHGVGEATLEYREQSVAQAVKELERTLVGLDPHNIEAIWHQAYRDVYWRGGPVLMSALSGVEMALWDIKGKALGVPVYQLLGGKVRDAIPCYANGWFAPAKTPAEFAEKARLAVAVGFRGLKWDPFGSAYLEIDKRGMRDALSCIEAVVGAVGPEVDILIEGHGRFNVATAVRIARALEEFDIHWFEEPVPPDNLEALAEVKRRSRVPIAAGERLYSRWDYQRFFALRCADFAQPDVSHVGGIMEVKKIAAQAEANHIAICPHNPSGPVANAANLQLAACVPNFTVLETMSADVPHRRLISTETVDFQQAQMRIPDAPGLGIDLNEEAIAVHPFQPRELRHYTGKLTDIRPPDATDYFQPKGDLAGA
- a CDS encoding beta-galactosidase, producing MDGRRHFLPRVLLAELVLFSAGPQGGAIAAAAQPQRTIVEWKAWPAGNVQLQGASASPDTNGWLEVKTRKETGRVGLKVRLAPVSRDLEAFAEIAVPVCNRGTNNLRLILRVDDDSTESLPTVQTRKGIFQIQVSPGPEPMWLVVPLGDRNSSPPGGRFISMVGQPTDFARRGSINGANVTAISIFTPDPDAEHAFAIGPVIARGTPAPFRDWPANRVFPLVDEFGQYAHRDWPNKIHMPAEFGERRRSEDADLSAHARPADWNRYGGWADGPKLAATGYFRTQKLNGAWWMVDPEGRLFWSHGVVRVGTRIRVGSVYHGTPLLDRENYFRLPDPASALGVFYGREPQSTRRYYVGRDNHPVYDFLEANLFRKYGQDWSFTYGAQAQRRLASWGLNTIANSSDPGIYSKRQTPYTAIMYSAPLGTSEFRLQGSEGNWGKLPDPFDPGWRQLMDRTLRAELKESLRDPWCLGFFVDNELHWGDTGYLGEATLRSPPEQPARRAMMAGLEKQYKRVEALNASWRTAFAGWEALRTNVVAPDRERPAVRADLEAFSEQYLAAYFRGCREAIKAAAPNHLYLGCRFAGSGNALVMRIAAQHCDIVSINRYAPEVSDLRLPAGLDRPVLIGEFHFAPVDAPMQPAGLVLVADHADRGRAYVTYVKSALENPAVIGTHWFQYYDQPATGRFDGENYLTGLLDICDTPYAESIAACRRIGRALYEVRARAFPLP
- a CDS encoding DUF6259 domain-containing protein; protein product: MKSNHLLRFFRSKMRPVRKPAASLTAVFMVCASGLFGAEQPAATARSSGLERIANERIYFSLSPDGRKFELGFADEAPTIAGDRGLFDMMVGVGQRRECGIAPEEQSARVTREDKTLVARYATLRHAGKEHKAQFELRFTLDGNEVVCEAQLNNQSDIVIEEFWFPWVGPFRSLGPDQESDTLILPHGLGRRIQNPAAYVEEQHTLYMAPDQKRVVACSHYPGGTMTMDWFGLYGGGKGLGLLSEDPSFQTTGLNLARESDTGRLFAGFVRYPFLARGRWIAPRSVLRLHHEDWHADARAYRRWADSSWWSQTPRPEWVNQMHGWQRIIMKHQYGEVFLRYKDLVDVFEGGRPYGITTLMVFGWFKAGMDNDYPNYEVAEDLGGAAGLREAIAEIQRRGGRVILYANGHLIDTASDYYTTTGSRICLKTAQGSEYREAYKFAGDGTYLRNFGARDFVAACQSTPEWREKLIQIGEYMASFGPDCLFFDQMGGRLPYLCFDKSHPHAGPGLAQGPGKDAILKAMRQALIAGHPGRAFGTEKVSDCLDRHVDFVHVADFGAAQTPEAAPEVFGYTFPEILLSTRGIRDERDHEKRMNWGFLYGWRFDVEIWRCRGDLRQAPKYGAYMAKLIALRNRWPDLLMTGRFVDQDFCLPPASGVLAKGYTAGKLAAIVVCNHSSRAKAFTPKLIQPLRFVEGATLNGNFQPGDSLPAQSVAVLVYER
- a CDS encoding MFS transporter → MSGGVDHAGGAGRRPRYKWELLALLFCAFFFHQGDRAIFGVVLSAIKADLHLADSQLGLVGSVLFFTLAIMMPVAGYLGDVWNRKKIIIGCLLFWSAATMCTGLAGGLIALIAFRSVATAGGESFYAPAAYPLLATYHTRTRAIALSIHQSSLYIGVMVSGFLGGFIAERWGWRSAFFTFGGGGIVLGLILMWRLLDAPAPAACTDAGPRDSVWQALGVLFRSPTALLLTAGFTAIVFVNNAYVVWAPVFLQERFHLSLTKAGGFAMFYHHLAALLGILIGGWLSDRVAVMRPVFRPQMMGATMLLAVPVIFLMGQAGTLVGACAAMAGFGLFRGLYEANTHAALFQVIAPRHRASAVGIMTMLAFLVGSISPWLLGRLRESYAEGLGLGYGFSALSGAYLLGGLALLVAVLLTFQRDYYRGPGA